Proteins from one Salmo salar chromosome ssa07, Ssal_v3.1, whole genome shotgun sequence genomic window:
- the depdc4 gene encoding DEP domain-containing protein 7 codes for MPTAVKPHRRRCYVTSFFTMAGDLTPRFRRLNSQTRRLRENVQPGFSGPFHATQLWHNIIQALQTQVEVRRRRRHLRVHPDCFTGSDAVDAVLSYLMQNVVFCASEVSRLKAARLCQALMEAKVFEAVGTKLFRQDKETTFEDTGCSLYRFQDCSSLPGSAIKAGKDGDTENMAPEDLVGKRKKGSRLNELRTISNPLALGPSDRRVERLLKTINLQPSLPKAITKVPTTIFLSKTVVEEVWKQQTLLQLLQTVELPVLDCILATPTRGAQPQPQAAALQLLQSHHQDLVISNTFLDRELPQTLNLPELDAWLVAAADCLELFPDQLIVLAGEHLLQQGSTTEETKGAERLAGQKKLLFDTMAKHYGGQERSPLLTGRYLDIHMAILDLLDCGKVDDAVRAYQLCLHLLEPAGRDELRRLLAFMATAAHPDACRLHKQTDNRALVSRTFLKAIVQNKELSRTQSERLLLCLMDNHTRLFKTPTSLIDAVRRTLQILQQGRDPNNIAMFTFCQQVSLQQYEDQREAATLESLKQLIRDICLSKALSVKERRRLVKEFQKHHPIVFLQHFSSTF; via the exons atgccaaccgccgttaaacctcatcgaagaagaTGCTACGTCACATCCTTTTTCACGATGGCGGGTGATTTAACTCCGAGGTTTAGACGATTGAACAGTCAAACACGGCGCCTTCGTGAAAATGTTCAACCAG GATTCTCTGGGCCCTTCCACGCAACACAGCTGTGGCACAACATCATCCAGGCACTGCAGACACAGGTGGAGGTGCGACGACGGCGGCGACACCTGCGTGTCCACCCTGACTGCTTCACGGGCTCGGATGCTGTAGACGCTGTGCTCAGCTACCTGATGCAGAACGTCGTCTTCTGCGCCAGCGAGGTGTCACGCCTCAAGGCCGCTAGGCTCTGCCAGGCGCTCATGGAGGCCAAGGTGTTTGAGGCGGTGGGGACCAAGCTGTTCCGCCAGGACAAGGAGACCACTTTCGAGGACACGGGCTGCAGCCTCTATCGTTTCCAGGACTGCAGCTCGCTACCTGGCTCAGCCATTAAGGCTGGGAAGGATGGGGACACAGAGAACATGGCCCCTGAGGACTTAGTGGGGAAGAGGAAGAAAGGCTCTAG actgaATGAGTTGAGGACCATCTCCAACCCCCTGGCGCTGGGCCCCTCAGACCGGAGGGTAGAGAGGCTGCTGAAGACCATCAACCTGCAGCCCTCCCTCCCTAAGGCCATTACCAAAGTCCCCACCACCATCTTCCTTTCAAAGACAG tggtggaggaggtgtggaAGCAGCAGACATTGCTTCAGTTGCTGCAGACGGTGGAGCTACCCGTGCTGGACTGCATCCTGGCAACTCCGACCCGGGGggcccagccccaaccccaggcTGCCGCCCTGCAGCTGCTGCAGAGCCACCACCAGGACCTGGTCATCTCCAACACCTTCCTGGACCGTGAGCTGCCCCAGACCCTCAACCTTCCCGA GCTGGACGCATGGCTGGTGGCAGCCGCTGACTGCCTGGAGCTCTTCCCTGACCAGCTAATTGTGTTGGCGGGGGAGCACCTCCTCCAGCAGGGCAGTACCACAGAAGAGACCAAGGGGGCAGAGAGGTTGGCCGGCCAGAAGAAACTGCTGTTTGACACCATGGCCAAGCACTACGGAGGCCAGGAGAGGTCCCCGCTGCTCACCGGACGCTACCTGGACATCCACATGGCCATACTGGACCTGCTGG actGTGGGAAGGTGGATGATGCTGTCAGGGCCTATCAGCTGTGTCTGCATCTGCTGGAGCCTGCTGGGAGAGATGAGCTGAGGAGGCTCCTGGCCTTCATGGCCACAGCAGCCCATCCAGATGCATGCCGTCTGCACAAACAG aCAGAcaacagggccctggtcagcaGGACATTTCTGAAGGCCATCGTGCAGAATAAAGAGCTATCTCGTACCCAGAGCGAGAGGCTGCTGCTGTGTCTGATGGACAACCACACTCGGCTCTTTAAG ACCCCCACATCGCTGATTGATGCTGTGAGGAGAACACTGCAAATCCTGCAGCAAGGAAGAGATCCGAACAACATTGCGA TGTTTACGTTCTGCCAGCAGGTGTCGCTGCAGCAGTATGAGGACCAGCGAGAGGCGGCCACCCTGGAGAGCCTAAAGCAGCTCATCAGGGACATCTGCCTGAGCAAGGCCCTGTCTgtcaaggagaggaggaggctggtCAAGGAGTTCCAGAAGCACCATCCCATAGTCTTCCTCCAGCACTTCTCCTCCACTTTCTAG